One Deinococcus aerophilus DNA window includes the following coding sequences:
- a CDS encoding CinA family nicotinamide mononucleotide deamidase-related protein, which translates to MLLAEIISVGTELLFGEIVDSNAAFLARELGGRGVTLHRKTVLGDNLGRVTEAVQLALSRADLVILGGGLGPTDDDLTREAIAAALEEEPAEDPALLAWLEGLYTSRGREMPQVNRKQAWLIPSAEALPNPVGTAPGWFVRTNGKYVVALPGPPREMTRMWREQVLPRLPLPTRALVSTTVHTQGIGESNVAELLTPWTGQANPSVATYARKTGVDVRVAASADTEAAARALLAPVLEQVRARLSRWTWGEDAQTLAGALGAALRGRTLGVIEAGSAGNLCGLLADEPAFLDAAVTVDHARLITLGLTPVTLRDAGLVSEAAALELAAGAREHLGAEIGLAVVVGVAGEQAGQAYAAIDAGEWQKAVGINWPGDADQVRERAAVTALALAYRTLRPGGVLA; encoded by the coding sequence ATGTTACTAGCAGAAATTATCAGTGTGGGCACGGAGCTGCTGTTCGGCGAGATCGTCGACAGCAACGCCGCCTTTCTGGCCCGCGAGCTGGGAGGGCGGGGCGTCACGCTGCACCGCAAAACCGTGCTGGGCGACAACCTGGGACGCGTCACCGAGGCCGTACAGCTGGCCCTGTCGCGCGCCGATCTGGTGATCCTGGGCGGTGGCCTGGGCCCCACCGACGACGACCTGACCCGCGAGGCGATTGCCGCCGCGCTGGAAGAGGAACCCGCCGAGGACCCGGCGCTGCTTGCGTGGCTTGAAGGGCTGTATACCTCGCGCGGCCGGGAGATGCCACAGGTGAACCGCAAGCAGGCGTGGCTGATTCCCAGCGCCGAGGCCCTGCCCAATCCGGTGGGTACCGCGCCGGGATGGTTCGTGAGGACGAACGGCAAATACGTCGTCGCCCTGCCCGGCCCCCCGCGCGAGATGACACGCATGTGGCGCGAGCAGGTGCTGCCCCGGCTGCCGCTGCCGACCCGGGCGCTGGTCTCCACGACCGTCCACACCCAGGGCATCGGCGAGAGCAATGTGGCCGAGTTGCTGACTCCGTGGACCGGGCAGGCCAATCCCAGCGTCGCCACCTACGCCCGCAAGACCGGCGTGGATGTGCGCGTGGCGGCCAGCGCCGACACCGAAGCGGCGGCGCGCGCGCTGCTCGCTCCGGTGCTGGAACAGGTCCGCGCGCGGCTCTCGCGCTGGACCTGGGGTGAGGATGCCCAGACCCTGGCCGGTGCCCTGGGCGCGGCGCTGCGGGGCCGGACCCTGGGCGTGATCGAGGCGGGCAGTGCGGGCAACCTGTGCGGACTCCTGGCCGACGAACCCGCCTTTCTGGACGCCGCCGTCACGGTGGACCACGCCCGGTTGATCACGCTGGGCCTGACCCCCGTGACCCTGCGCGACGCCGGACTGGTCAGCGAGGCCGCCGCGCTGGAACTGGCTGCCGGAGCGCGCGAACACCTGGGAGCCGAGATCGGGCTGGCCGTGGTGGTGGGCGTGGCGGGCGAGCAGGCCGGACAGGCCTACGCGGCCATCGATGCCGGCGAGTGGCAAAAGGCGGTCGGCATCAACTGGCCGGGCGACGCCGATCAGGTGCGTGAACGCGCCGCGGTCACCGCGCTGGCCCTGGCCTACCGCACGCTCCGGCCCGGCGGGGTGCTGGCATGA